Proteins found in one Halobaculum sp. MBLA0147 genomic segment:
- the hmgA gene encoding hydroxymethylglutaryl-CoA reductase (NADPH), producing MSDRSADEPTAVELAQRVRDGELRLYELEDHADADTATAARRRLVGSHEGSAFDDPETALATTGEYAFPASEADSNVENMTGAVQIPAGVVGPVQIDGEAISGERYVPMATTEGALLASVNRGCATLDRAGGATARVTESGMTRAPVFRVDGVAEAEALVAWVRDAESRLREAAEATTNHGELVGITPHVVGNNVYLRFTYDTKDAMGMNMVTVATEAACDVIETETDAELVALSGNLCADKKPAAINAIQGRGRTVAADATIPREVVTEVLDTTPEAVAEINTRKNHVGSAKAGSLGFNAHVANTVAAVFLATGQDAAQVVEGSNAITTAEVVDGDLYVSLTIASLEVGTVGGGTKLPTQAEGLDVLGVRGGGDPPGANADGLAEATAVAALAGELSLLSALGSRNLSSAHQELGR from the coding sequence ATGAGCGACAGGAGTGCGGACGAGCCGACGGCCGTCGAGTTGGCCCAGCGAGTCCGGGACGGCGAGTTGCGACTGTACGAACTCGAAGACCACGCCGACGCGGACACGGCGACCGCGGCGCGGCGACGACTCGTCGGGAGCCACGAGGGCTCGGCGTTCGACGACCCCGAGACGGCGCTCGCGACCACCGGGGAGTACGCCTTCCCGGCGAGCGAGGCGGACAGCAACGTCGAGAACATGACCGGCGCGGTCCAGATCCCGGCGGGCGTCGTCGGCCCCGTCCAGATCGACGGGGAGGCGATCTCCGGCGAGCGGTACGTTCCGATGGCGACGACGGAGGGGGCGCTGCTCGCGTCCGTGAACCGCGGCTGTGCGACGCTGGACCGAGCCGGCGGCGCGACGGCACGCGTCACCGAGTCGGGGATGACACGCGCGCCCGTCTTCCGCGTCGACGGCGTCGCAGAGGCGGAGGCGCTCGTCGCCTGGGTTCGCGACGCGGAGTCGCGGCTCCGTGAGGCGGCGGAGGCGACGACGAACCACGGAGAACTGGTCGGGATCACGCCTCACGTCGTCGGCAACAACGTCTACCTGCGGTTCACATACGACACGAAGGACGCGATGGGGATGAACATGGTCACGGTGGCGACGGAGGCCGCCTGTGACGTGATCGAGACGGAGACGGACGCCGAGTTGGTCGCGCTGTCGGGGAACCTCTGTGCGGACAAGAAGCCGGCGGCGATCAACGCGATCCAGGGCCGCGGTCGCACCGTGGCGGCGGACGCGACGATCCCGCGCGAGGTCGTGACGGAGGTGTTGGACACGACACCCGAGGCGGTCGCGGAGATCAACACGCGCAAGAACCACGTGGGGAGCGCGAAGGCCGGCAGTCTCGGCTTCAACGCCCACGTCGCGAACACCGTCGCGGCGGTGTTCCTGGCGACCGGGCAGGACGCCGCGCAGGTGGTCGAGGGGTCGAACGCGATCACCACCGCCGAGGTGGTCGACGGCGACCTCTACGTCTCGCTCACCATCGCCTCGTTGGAGGTCGGCACCGTCGGCGGCGGGACGAAACTCCCCACGCAGGCGGAGGGGCTGGACGTGCTCGGGGTCCGTGGTGGCGGCGACCCGCCGGGAGCGAACGCGGACGGACTCGCGGAGGCGACGGCAGTCGCGGCGCTGGCGGGGGAACTGTCGCTGCTGTCGGCGCTCGGCTCGCGGAACCTGTCGAGCGCCCACCAGGAACTCGGTCGCTGA
- a CDS encoding archaeal proteasome endopeptidase complex subunit alpha, whose amino-acid sequence MRGNDQQAYDRGTSLFSPDGRIYQVEYAREAVSRGAPSVGVRTQDGIALAARAQASSPLMVDESIEKLHKLDDHLGTTNAGHVADARQLIDFARRMAQGDRLRYGEPVGVETLAKYVTDHIQENTQRGGTRPYGAALLIGGIDDGTPRLFGADPSGTPREWKATAIGGDRGDIQEFLEDNWSEELSLEDGLTLAIEALAQATDDDEPVTASGLSAATVSVAEGYTALTEDEIATRIEGLELGADDADDE is encoded by the coding sequence ATGAGGGGGAACGACCAGCAGGCGTACGACCGCGGGACCTCGCTGTTCTCGCCGGACGGCCGGATCTACCAGGTCGAGTACGCTCGCGAGGCCGTCTCGCGTGGCGCGCCGTCCGTCGGCGTCCGCACGCAGGACGGGATCGCGCTCGCGGCGCGAGCGCAGGCCTCCTCGCCGCTGATGGTCGACGAGAGCATCGAGAAGCTCCACAAGCTCGACGACCACCTCGGCACGACGAACGCCGGCCACGTCGCCGACGCGCGTCAGTTGATCGACTTCGCCCGCCGGATGGCCCAGGGTGACCGACTGCGCTACGGCGAGCCGGTCGGCGTCGAGACGCTGGCGAAGTACGTCACCGACCACATCCAGGAGAACACCCAGCGCGGCGGCACGCGGCCGTACGGCGCCGCACTCCTGATCGGCGGCATCGACGACGGCACGCCGCGCCTGTTCGGCGCCGACCCCTCCGGGACGCCCCGCGAGTGGAAGGCGACCGCCATCGGCGGCGACCGCGGCGACATCCAGGAGTTCCTCGAGGACAACTGGAGCGAGGAGTTGAGCCTCGAAGACGGTCTCACGCTGGCGATCGAGGCGCTCGCGCAGGCGACCGACGACGACGAGCCAGTCACCGCGAGCGGGCTCTCGGCCGCGACCGTGAGCGTCGCAGAGGGGTACACCGCGTTGACCGAAGACGAGATCGCGACGCGGATCGAGGGCCTGGAGTTGGGCGCCGACGACGCCGACGACGAGTAA
- a CDS encoding dihydrofolate reductase → MSDAPEPNRDEGTESLPRPDAEVVAIVAVAANGVIGRDGEMPWHLPEDMAHFERTTTGHPVVVGRRTYESIAAGLGGPLPDRTNVVLSRGDPDVAASVRVVDSLPAAFAVAERAIETEPDRTGPIFVAGGATVYEQSLPIVDRLVRTELEDSYAGDTEFPAWNRDAWRETSRASYDAFDVVEYVRDDEG, encoded by the coding sequence ATGAGCGACGCTCCGGAGCCGAACCGCGACGAGGGGACAGAGTCGCTCCCACGACCGGACGCGGAGGTCGTCGCCATCGTCGCGGTGGCGGCCAACGGTGTGATCGGACGCGACGGAGAGATGCCGTGGCACCTGCCGGAGGACATGGCGCACTTCGAGCGGACGACCACCGGGCACCCGGTGGTGGTGGGCCGCCGGACCTACGAGTCGATCGCCGCGGGGCTCGGCGGGCCGCTCCCGGACCGGACGAACGTCGTCCTCTCACGCGGGGATCCGGACGTGGCGGCGTCGGTCCGCGTCGTCGACTCGCTGCCGGCGGCGTTCGCAGTCGCCGAGCGTGCGATCGAGACGGAGCCGGACCGCACCGGTCCGATCTTCGTCGCCGGCGGCGCGACGGTGTACGAGCAGTCGCTCCCGATCGTCGACCGGCTCGTCAGGACGGAACTCGAAGACAGCTACGCGGGCGACACCGAGTTCCCCGCGTGGAACCGCGACGCGTGGCGCGAGACGAGTCGGGCGTCGTACGACGCCTTCGACGTGGTCGAGTACGTGCGCGACGACGAGGGGTGA
- the thyA gene encoding thymidylate synthase: MQPYLDTVERVLAGGTHKPNRTGVDTISAFSETYEVDLAAGFPLVTTKDLSGFRWNSLIHEFLWYLSGEEHVRTLREETSIWDAWADEEGRLDTAYGRFWRRYPVPDESQALDGETWPDDAHRWVTVEETDDGDERRTFDQLQYVLDTLRESPQSRRIVVNAWHPANATVSTLPPCHYTFVFNVQGDRLNLHLTQRSGDMALGVPFNVAAYSLLLTAVAQRTGFEPGTFAHTVVDSHVYCGTGERGSWYAAELDRLQERVAAVDDRSEFRAVADWVETTAPPEPDGDERADHVPGLLRQLAREPRERPEIEVADVPLDELTADDVTLHGYDPAPGIEFAVAE; the protein is encoded by the coding sequence GTGCAACCGTACCTCGACACCGTCGAGCGTGTCCTCGCCGGCGGCACGCACAAGCCGAACCGGACCGGCGTCGACACGATCTCGGCGTTCTCCGAGACGTACGAGGTGGATCTGGCGGCGGGGTTCCCGCTCGTGACGACGAAGGACCTCTCCGGGTTCCGGTGGAACTCGCTGATCCACGAGTTCCTCTGGTACCTCTCGGGCGAGGAACACGTCCGCACGCTGCGTGAGGAGACGAGCATCTGGGACGCGTGGGCCGACGAGGAGGGCCGTCTCGACACGGCCTACGGGCGCTTCTGGCGCCGCTACCCCGTGCCGGACGAGTCGCAGGCCCTCGACGGGGAGACGTGGCCCGACGACGCCCACCGCTGGGTCACCGTCGAGGAGACCGACGACGGCGACGAACGACGCACCTTCGACCAGCTCCAGTACGTGCTCGACACGCTGCGAGAGTCCCCGCAGTCGCGTCGGATCGTCGTCAACGCCTGGCACCCCGCGAACGCGACCGTCTCCACGCTCCCGCCGTGTCACTACACGTTCGTGTTCAACGTCCAGGGTGACCGCCTGAACCTCCACCTCACGCAGCGCTCGGGCGACATGGCGCTGGGCGTCCCGTTCAACGTCGCCGCCTACTCGCTGTTGCTCACCGCCGTCGCCCAGCGGACCGGCTTCGAGCCGGGGACGTTCGCACACACGGTCGTCGACAGCCACGTCTACTGCGGGACGGGCGAACGCGGCTCGTGGTACGCCGCCGAACTCGACCGCCTGCAGGAGCGCGTCGCGGCGGTCGACGACCGGTCGGAGTTCCGCGCGGTGGCCGACTGGGTGGAGACGACCGCGCCGCCGGAGCCGGACGGCGACGAACGCGCCGACCACGTGCCCGGGCTGCTCCGCCAGTTGGCCCGCGAACCGCGCGAGCGGCCCGAGATCGAGGTGGCGGACGTGCCCCTCGACGAGTTGACCGCCGACGACGTGACGCTCCACGGGTACGACCCCGCGCCGGGGATCGAGTTCGCGGTGGCCGAGTGA